The following proteins come from a genomic window of Brevibacillus antibioticus:
- a CDS encoding tyrosine-type recombinase/integrase has product MFNPEIKTTFLQGYKENTQKAYSRVFNLTMKFEVEKDKDLLHFTLDEIETALHSFHASTGDSLNTAGRTISAYLNWARAEGLREDTNPLESVSKEWFKNMVGNTHQQFITKQEIDAIIDQCNNDQDSVILSLLFEGAGGREVSELRNLKREQVNDEKRTLILINDKEETREISISEQCLKLIDGAIKQKDYLKGNGEMRRDHLKETSELIETGYVIKPAKTRNVHVEQVSPHLIYGRLHALEEYFGLDNLRVKTIQRSGMIWMGKQLLERDGELGKEQYYEICQQFGISQVMNGNKLEYMWWGLKDFVNPDMIAALYE; this is encoded by the coding sequence ATGTTTAACCCCGAAATAAAAACTACCTTTCTTCAAGGATATAAAGAAAATACCCAAAAAGCTTATTCAAGAGTGTTCAACCTGACAATGAAGTTCGAAGTGGAAAAGGATAAGGATTTGCTCCACTTTACATTGGATGAGATTGAAACAGCCTTGCACAGCTTCCATGCTTCTACAGGAGACTCTCTTAATACGGCTGGGAGAACGATATCTGCTTACTTGAATTGGGCAAGAGCAGAGGGGCTTAGAGAGGACACCAATCCACTGGAGTCCGTTTCAAAAGAATGGTTTAAGAACATGGTAGGAAACACCCATCAACAATTTATTACGAAGCAAGAAATCGATGCAATCATTGACCAATGTAATAACGATCAAGATTCAGTGATTCTCTCTCTGTTATTTGAAGGTGCGGGTGGAAGAGAGGTAAGTGAACTACGCAATCTAAAACGTGAACAAGTCAATGATGAGAAACGAACATTGATATTGATTAACGATAAAGAAGAAACAAGAGAAATTTCAATATCGGAACAGTGTCTGAAATTGATAGATGGCGCAATCAAGCAAAAGGATTATCTAAAAGGGAATGGTGAGATGAGACGAGATCATCTCAAAGAAACAAGTGAATTAATTGAAACAGGCTATGTAATCAAGCCAGCCAAGACAAGAAATGTTCATGTGGAACAAGTCAGTCCTCATCTGATTTATGGGAGATTACATGCATTAGAAGAATACTTTGGTTTGGACAATCTACGAGTGAAAACGATTCAACGTAGCGGGATGATCTGGATGGGAAAACAACTGTTAGAACGTGATGGCGAACTCGGAAAAGAGCAGTATTATGAGATATGCCAACAGTTCGGCATTAGCCAAGTCATGAATGGAAACAAGCTAGAGTATATGTGGTGGGGATTAAAAGACTTCGTAAATCCAGATATGATTGCTGCATTGTACGAGTAA
- a CDS encoding serine/threonine-protein kinase: MNDINGYSIIRTLGAGNFGTTYEVEKNGMSFALKLIRENILDKEAVNSKRVEREINLLKSITHNSVVKYVDDGFISDGIQKYRYIVMEYVEGETLEALIDRKTLSVSEACFLVRNIYSGIQAIHDSNIIHRDLKPSNIIVTNDSLEIKILDFGISKLIDASTLTTTGQGMGTFAYMAPEQLRSAKDIDFRADYYSAGAILYELISGEKPLKMNNQLEAINKILNERPEPLASKIPSVPIEISELVDILLKKQPFERNASFDDIVLLLEKYKKPDVRTTPKITKIYFNPNIEFLPMVIQNDAKAVVEYNNSHSINGAIFNAPQLLHSDKNYQELVQSNVRLIVDPYTQTLGYSAFTTKPTYKKIPYLVSALRKETPKDFLNNSSLQQRVKKVIDLQEHYNATILLSPYHFLEDNRDEWLNVDYNAYKEGKSYLKSAGINKPLYYGISFEIGEFEDINYIKELVNLVTSANPDGYYLQISGNFDTTNSNHYLSYAYLVKMLAESKKEIILSRVNDFSLGLIALGANTVSAGLGQSDNFKKEYLEREQGGGTTRRYYVEKLMGLFNQNILDDVLSTNAGKNCICRCDFCLGSSNTNQLYEFNNVIKHHVFVKNKQMLELSLLQPAGKMNKFLSNVEGAIQLTKEINKEKRIKNFGHSHLEVWRDVILEVSKSKLSEASHM; encoded by the coding sequence ATGAATGATATCAATGGTTACAGTATTATTCGGACACTTGGTGCGGGTAACTTTGGAACTACATATGAAGTTGAAAAAAATGGAATGAGTTTTGCCTTGAAATTAATAAGAGAAAATATTTTAGATAAAGAAGCTGTAAATTCAAAAAGAGTCGAACGAGAAATCAATCTTCTTAAATCTATTACTCATAATAGTGTTGTGAAGTATGTAGATGATGGATTTATTAGTGATGGCATACAAAAATATCGTTACATAGTGATGGAGTATGTTGAAGGAGAAACCCTTGAAGCTCTTATTGACCGCAAGACTTTATCTGTTTCTGAAGCTTGTTTTCTTGTTAGAAACATTTATTCAGGAATACAAGCCATCCATGATAGTAATATTATCCACCGAGATTTAAAACCATCAAATATAATTGTTACAAACGATAGTTTAGAGATAAAAATACTTGACTTTGGAATATCAAAATTAATAGATGCAAGTACCCTCACCACTACAGGGCAAGGAATGGGAACGTTTGCTTACATGGCACCTGAGCAACTGCGTTCTGCAAAAGATATTGACTTCAGGGCAGATTATTACTCAGCAGGAGCTATTTTGTATGAATTGATTTCAGGTGAAAAACCATTAAAAATGAACAATCAACTTGAAGCTATTAATAAAATTCTAAATGAAAGGCCAGAACCACTAGCATCGAAAATTCCTTCTGTTCCGATTGAAATATCTGAATTAGTTGACATTTTATTAAAGAAACAACCTTTTGAAAGAAATGCTTCTTTTGACGATATCGTTCTGCTATTAGAAAAATATAAAAAGCCTGATGTGAGAACTACGCCAAAAATCACAAAAATATATTTTAATCCTAACATTGAATTTTTGCCAATGGTAATACAAAATGACGCAAAGGCTGTTGTTGAATATAACAATAGTCACTCAATTAACGGAGCTATTTTTAATGCTCCTCAATTACTACACTCTGATAAAAACTACCAAGAGCTGGTCCAAAGCAATGTGAGGCTAATTGTTGATCCATATACTCAGACATTGGGTTATTCAGCTTTTACAACTAAACCAACTTATAAAAAAATTCCTTATCTAGTTAGTGCATTGCGAAAAGAAACACCTAAAGACTTTTTAAATAATTCTTCATTACAGCAACGAGTAAAAAAGGTAATTGACCTACAAGAACATTATAATGCAACCATATTACTATCTCCGTATCATTTCTTAGAAGATAATAGAGATGAATGGTTGAACGTTGATTACAATGCTTATAAAGAAGGTAAATCTTATCTTAAAAGCGCTGGTATTAACAAACCTCTTTATTATGGCATATCATTTGAAATAGGAGAATTTGAAGATATCAATTATATTAAGGAGCTTGTTAATTTAGTTACCTCAGCAAATCCAGATGGATACTACTTACAAATATCGGGTAATTTTGATACTACAAATAGTAACCATTATCTATCGTATGCGTATTTAGTTAAAATGCTAGCCGAGTCTAAAAAAGAAATAATACTCTCACGTGTTAATGATTTTTCGCTGGGATTAATTGCACTCGGAGCCAATACAGTTTCAGCGGGTCTAGGACAAAGCGACAATTTCAAAAAAGAATACCTTGAGCGAGAACAAGGAGGTGGAACAACAAGACGATATTACGTTGAAAAACTAATGGGATTGTTTAATCAGAATATACTAGATGATGTTCTTTCAACGAATGCTGGTAAAAATTGCATATGTCGTTGTGACTTTTGCCTAGGTTCCAGTAATACTAATCAATTGTACGAATTCAACAATGTAATTAAGCATCATGTTTTTGTTAAAAACAAACAAATGCTAGAATTATCATTATTGCAGCCAGCAGGTAAAATGAATAAATTTCTTTCCAATGTAGAAGGGGCTATCCAATTAACAAAGGAAATTAATAAGGAAAAGCGGATAAAAAACTTTGGACACTCCCATCTAGAGGTTTGGAGAGATGTCATCTTAGAAGTGTCAAAGTCTAAGTTAAGTGAAGCTTCTCACATGTAA